Proteins encoded within one genomic window of Anopheles gambiae chromosome 3, idAnoGambNW_F1_1, whole genome shotgun sequence:
- the LOC1280452 gene encoding probable prefoldin subunit 6: protein MDKEVAVLQRKLEAELKNFKDTQREFSKLVQTQQQLDGQYFENKSILEELQMLKPTNTVYKLYGPVLVKQDLEESKQNVGKRIEYITKELKRCGENITQLEAKQDKYRANLQKLQMQYQSQMAIAKQ from the exons ATGGACAAGGAAGTCGCCGTGCTGCAGCGTAAACTCGAAGCGGAGCTGAAAAACTTCAAGGACACGCAGCGAG AGTTCTCGAAGCTTGTgcaaacgcagcagcagctcgatgGGCAGTACTTCGAAAACAAGAGCATTCTGGAGGAGCTGCAAATGCTGAAGCCAACCAACACG GTGTACAAACTGTACGGCCCGGTGCTGGTGAAGCAGGATCTCGAGGAGAGCAAGCAAAACGTCGGCAAGCGCATCGAGTACATCACGAAGGAGCTGAAGCGGTGCGGGGAGAACATTACGCAGCTGGAAGCGAAGCAGGACAAGTACCGTGCGAACCTGCAGAAGCTGCAGATGCAGTACCAGAGCCAGATGGCGATAGCAAAGCAGTAG
- the LOC133393948 gene encoding GATOR complex protein NPRL3, translated as MEVNPLSIILVKSDSKGDRLLFRYPYTLPQQFQTSVTPARKTPYSLIHTGDDILQHAPPSNICFDQLYGISDKDLATLFAVKSELCNQKFELKVNDVRFVSHPTLLRSDPGSDQKSSDIQINVVFALHAQASSSVVKSYYELSKRIGIALIYEERRDGYFSREIKTMVAVMDENSALQEQEQPTGATGTGGSVGTGSGTGPAGTSGQTVVTCATAAGIAVGVFDTILKNTTLAQFIKTIYHDLCTTGLLNVTMNQTVTLSFCLPQKAHQFHKKGMAVEPETIDRCLESLKPYHGMLLLVDPSELFDCVPPSGANMLLQLIEVYNPLKSLQNMASDAELLIDHVYQLVGHLVYWAKATIIYPLCETNVYVIAPDAQLNIHSNLSDKFATKFPGMSLFEVISDFSLPTSIGHLTTPLQHPARQGRLAQMVLWMLQHHLLMQLHTYVQFVANLDGIEEDEFGGAAAGRCSSDRAHALHALYGSSAPSASSSQPLAVPTGGNRKHSLSEDRYSDSLSALLTTAASVTSNTRPSSASHRSNISHSSVGGLQTASSTDNDESIASIDDDDKLKRLLAAFPEPDRKAVARIPAASNPEDLALMVRLWKAGYFKGEHHLEEIMYFENLRRSQLLQLVDKFREVLIIYETEDPAIASLYSDQPAE; from the exons ATGGAGGTGAATCCGCTCAGCATTATTCTGGTAAAGTCCGACAGCAAGGGCGATCGGTTGCTGTTCCGCTACCCGTACACGCTGCCGCAACAGTTCCAAACGTCGGTCACGCCAGCCCGCAAGACGCCCTACTCGCTGATCCACACGGGCGACGACATACTGCAGCATGCGCCACCTTCCaacatttgttttg ACCAGCTGTACGGCATCTCGGACAAAGATCTGGCGACACTGTTTGCCGTCAAGTCGGAGCTGTGCAATCAAAAGTTCGAGCTGAAGGTGAACGACGTTCGGTTCGTCTCGCATCCGACGCTGCTGCGGAGCGACCCGGGCTCGGACCAAAAGTCTTCCGACATTCAGATCAACGTCGTGTTTGCGCTGCACGCCCAGGCCAGCTCGTCCGTGGTGAAGAGCTACTACGAGCTGAGCAAGCGGATCGGCATCGCGCTGATCTACGAAGAGCGTCGCGATGGTTACTTCTCGCGGGAGATCAAAACGATGGTTGCTGTGATGGACGAGAACAGCGCGTTGCAAGAGCAGGAACAGCCGACCGGAGCCACCGGAACGGGCGGTTCGGTTGGGACGGGCAGTGGTACGGGACCGGCCGGTACGAGCGGCCAAACGGTGGTGACGTGTGCAACGGCGGCTGGCATTGCGGTCGGTGTGTTTGACACGATACTGAAAAACACCACGCTGGCGCAATTCATTAAAACG ATCTATCACGACCTGTGCACGACGGGTTTGCTGAACGTTACCATGAACCAGACCGTCACGCTGAGCTTCTGCCTGCCCCAGAAGGCGCACCAGTTCCACAAGAAAGGTATGGCCGTGGAGCCGGAAACGATCGATCGGTGTCTGGAGTCGCTCAAGCCCTACCACggcatgctgctgctcgtcgATCCGTCCGAGCTGTTCGACTGTGTGCCACCGTCCGGTGCGAacatgctgctgcagctgatcGAGGTGTACAATCCGCTGAAAAGTCTGCAAAACATGGCATCGGACGCCGAGCTGCTGATCGATCACGTGTACCAGCTCGTGGGGCATCTGGTGTACTGGGCCAAGGCGACAATCATCTACCCGCTGTGCGAGACGAACGTGTACGTGATTGCGCCCGACGCACAGCTCAACATTCATTCGAATCTTTCCGACAAGTTTGCGACCAAATTCCCCGGCATGTCGCTGTTTGAGGTGATCAGCGACTTTTCGCTGCCCACCTCGATTGGGCACCTTACGACCCCGTTGCAACATCCGGCACGGCAAGGCCGGCTGGCCCAGATGGTGCTGTGGATGCTGCAGCACCATCTGCTGATGCAGCTCCACACGTACGTACAGTTTGTGGCCAATCTGGATGGGATTGAGGAGGACGAGTTTGGCGGAGCGGCGGCAGGACGTTGCAGCTCGGACCGGGCGCATGCACTGCACGCCCTGTACGGCAGCTCGGCACCGAGCGCATCGTCCAGCCAACCGTTGGCCGTGCCTACCGGCGGAAACAGGAAGCATTCGCTCAGCGAAGATCGTTACTCCGACAGTCTCTCCGCGCTGCTAACGACGGCCGCCTCCGTTACCTCCAATACGCGACCTTCGTCTGCGAGCCACCGGTCCAACATTAGCCACTCGAGCGTGGGCGGCCTGCAGACGGCTTCCAGCACGGACAACGACGAAAGTATCGCCTcgatcgacgacgacgacaagcTGAAACGGTTGCTCGCGGCCTTTCCCGAGCCCGACCGGAAGGCGGTGGCGCGCATCCCGGCCGCCTCGAACCCGGAAGACCTGGCGCTGATGGTGCGCCTGTGGAAGGCCGGCTACTTCAAGGGCGAGCATCATTTGGAGGAGATAATGTACTTTGAAAATTTGCGCCGCtcgcagctgctgcagctggtggACAAGTTTCGCGAGGTGTTGATCATCTACGAAACGGAGGATCCGGCGATCGCCAGTCTGTACTCCGACCAGCCGGCCGAATAG
- the LOC133393949 gene encoding uncharacterized protein LOC133393949: MESLRDGMLVGLGNPLLDISAVVEKDLLNKYDMQPNNAILAEEKHMPIYQELIEKYQAEYIAGGSVQNSLRVAQWILQRPRTAIFFGCVGQDEYARILEERATSNGVNVQYQRSATSPTGTCAVLVTGTQRSLCANLAAANDFTPEHLRSDGNRAYLQGAQFFYVSGFFFTVSFESALSVAKEAAATGRMFMMNLSAPFVPQFYKNNLEEIFPYVDVLFGNETEAIALAKEFSYGTEDLRQIGKRIAALPKENGKRKRIVIITQGSDPVLLIEAGTDNVREFPVQKLAPEQMVDTNGAGDAFVGGFLAQLLQSRTVDVCIKCGIWAAREIIQRSGCTFEGEPSFCADN, translated from the exons CCTGCTGAACAAATACGATATGCAGCCGAACAATGCGATACTggcggaagaaaaacacatgcCGAT CTACCAGGAGCTGATCGAAAAGTACCAGGCGGAGTACATTGCCGGTGGTAGCGTGCAGAACTCGCTGCGCGTCGCGCAATGGATTCTGCAGCGACCGCGGACCGCCATCTTTTTCGGGTGCGTCGGGCAGGACGAGTACGCCCGCATCCTAGAGGAGCGTGCCACGTCGAACGGGGTGAACGTGCAATACCAACGGTCGGCCACCAGCCCGACCGGTACCTGTGCCGTGCTGGTGACGGGTACGCAGCGCAGCCTGTGCGCCAATCTGGCCGCTGCGAACGATTTCACGCCCGAGCATCTGCGAAGCGACGGCAATCGGGCGTATCTGCAGGGAGCACAGTTTTTCTACGTGTCCGGCTTTTTCTTCACGGTCAGCTTCGAAAGTGCGCTCAGCGTGGCGAAGGAGGCGGCCGCCACCGGGCGGATGTTTATGATGAATCTTAGCGCGCCGTTTGTGCCACAGTTTTACAAGAACAATTTGGAGGAAATATTCCCGTACGTCGATGTGCTGTTTGGCAACGAGACG GAAGCGATCGCGCTAGCGAAAGAGTTCAGCTACGGTACGGAAGATTTGCGCCAGATTGGCAAACGGATCGCCGCCCTGCCGAAAGAGAATGGCAAGCGGAAGCGCATCGTGATCATTACGCAGGGCAGCGATCCGGTGCTGCTGATCGAGGCCGGAACCGACAACGTGCGGGAGTTCCCGGTGCAGAAGCTAGCGCCGGAGCAGATGGTCGACACGAACGGGGCGGGTGACGCGTTCGTCGGCGGCTTCCTGGCCCAGCTGCTGCAGAGCCGCACCGTGGACGTGTGCATCAAGTGTGGCATTTGGGCGGCACGGGAAATTATCCAGCGGTCCGGCTGCACCTTCGAAGGCGAACCGTCCTTCTGTGCTGACAATTAA